One Helicoverpa zea isolate HzStark_Cry1AcR chromosome 30, ilHelZeax1.1, whole genome shotgun sequence genomic window, ACCAGGCACACTACCGCTAGAGTCATCGCTATAGTGCCGCTGCAGTCGTCGTTATCACGGCTGCTGGTCTGTTCCTCGTGGGCGCTGGTTTATACCAAGGGCGCCAGACTGAAACTTGACTatcttattattattctattataatatttcagGTGTATACCTCCTCTACTGGCCTTGTGCATGGTCTATAGCGCTGGGCTCCCTACCTGGTACAGTGCCGCTTCAGTCGTCACTATATACGGCGGGTCTGTTCCTCGTGGGCGCTGGGTTGATGAGGGGTGCTGGGTGTACTATTAATGATTTGTGGGATAGAGACGTTGATGCTCAGGTGAGActgtgtttttatttgatttcgaaTAACACTTTTACAAAAGAAGTATTGTATGTAAGAAATATCTTATGCCGATACTCTTTTTTGAACATGAATGTGGCCTTACGACCAGTCAGATTTTATAAGCAGTTATCTTTAGCCCACGATTTTGATGATCGTTAATCATCATGCTTGCTTTAGGTGAATTGGTGAATTCAGAGTTTAAAGTTCGAGTTTCCTCGAGATGATTTTCTTCGCCTCTATTTACTGAATTGCCCAAGATACTCTTAGAAAAGTTACACACATAGGTCAAGCGATGACGTAGAATTGCACCCACACACTCGTGAGCGGCAAGTGTTTTAAAAACTTGACCTAATGGTTAAAACACTCCTCTGCCACTACCAGTACTGTTAGTTCTTTTAATGTAGTACAcaaaaatccctactaatattataaatgcgaaagtctgtttgtctgtctgtctgttaccctttcacgtctaaaccactgaactaattttaataaaatttggtacagagatagagttgaccttgagaaagaacgtaggatataatagtttttatcccggacttttgaagaattctcttggaaacgcgatataaccgaactctacgcgggcgaagccgcgggcggaagctagtgtcatcataatttaacagttattcTTCCTACCCCACTGTAGTTTccgtaccagtaccagttattatttaataattacctACGTTAATCCTCAATTTCTAAATTCCAGGTAGAACGCACAAAGAACCGTCCCCTGGTCACGGGTGCAGTATCAGAAACTCAGGCGGTAGTGTTCCTAGCTGCACAACTGAGCCTCGCGCTGGCTGTGTTACTGCAACTCAACTGCTACAGTATAGTACTGGGCGCTAGTAGCATGCGTGAGTACAAGTTTtagttttagggttccgtacccaaagggtaaaacgggaccctattgttttcgctcctctgtccgtctgtcaccaggctgtatctcatgaaccgtgatagttagagagttgaaattttcacagatgatgtatttttgttgctgctataacaacaaaaactgaaaacttgaattcaataaatattttggggggctcccattcaacaaacgtgatttaTTTGCTCAttttcgtgcgcgagtccgactcgcacttggccggtttattaaaTTGGTCCAGTTTTTCTAGAGAGTAATATTCagctttattattatgtattcgtGTCATTTCAACTACTTTATTGTTACTGACTGTTCCGCGCAATTCCACCGTCCTTAGAGAGCTACTTCCCTCAATCGGATAAAATTTACCCTGTCATGTTCTTTGGTAGTGTCTAGACTAGCTGTGTACCAATTTAATTGGAATCTGTTGAGTAGTTTTAGCATGAAAGCTggaaactttcacatttataatattagtgtgattttCGAAGTCTTATCACAATGTTTCTTTATCTCCCAGTGCGTTTCTaaggaacttcttcccgcactCGGCTAAAAATTTCCCTGCCATGCTCTCTAGTAGTgcctagactatctgtgtaccacaGTTTGTTggaatccgttcagtagttttatcATGAGAGCCGGATAGACTTTCTTTCGCACCTATAAACTGTGATTTTCAAAGTGTTACCACTATATATCTCTCCCTCCCAGTGCTGGTGGTGACATACCCGCTCGCGAAGCGTGTGACGCGCTACCCGCAGATATTCCTGGGCGCCACGTTCAACTGGGGCGCGCTGCTTGGGTACAGCGCCGTCACGGGGGCGCTGGACCTCTCGGTTTGTGGGCCGCTGTATGTCGGGGCGCTGGCTTGGACCGTGGTCTATGATACGATTTATGCGCATCAggtgagtttttatttattatttttttgagtaGAATTTTGTGTTAATGTCAATTCGTGTTGATCGTTGTCAATGTCTTTTATCTGATTAATAGAAGCCGGTCACCCTCTGTACACTTTCcacctaattattttatttgcagttATTTTACAACTTATTTTTACACCATATCTATCAACCCTAATAAGCACTTTACAATATTCCAAAAAACCCAGGATAAAGAAGACGACATGAAAGTAGGCGTCAAATCAACAGCGCTGACTTTCGGCGAGAACACTCGGCCGGCGCTGTCGGCCTGCCTCGCGCTCAGCGCGGCGTCGCTAGCCCTCGCGGGACATAACGCGGGGTTAGGCTTGGCGTACCAGTTAGCGGTGTTGGGTTATGTCGCTCATGCTGCTCAGCAGGTAAGTTCATGTAGCCAAAGAGGAAGAAAAACATTTGCAACCttactaaaaaaaacttaaacatctggtcgtgacgtataaggaagttcaggagttggcgctagataggtgtaaatggaaggagctgcaccgacaagagctgggctcttaaattaatgatgatgacagtttgaagttaaaataaaaaataaataaaaaaacatgcttTGATTCCAAACAGCTAGTTCGCCATTTTGgggaggccgccatattggatttgtaataaCATTTCTTTGCTAGTCATgaattgtcatcagaactcggagcgtgtgcaaaatttcatcctaatcggagaccgggaagtgggtcaaattaagattccaagattttcttacatacatagttacaagtgaagctaatataagcgtgttaaaaacgaACTGCTAAttcaaaacaattttgaaattattttatgaacttGATTCTCTGACTTATCCAATGACCCTTTTTCATATCTAAATAGAGCACAGTAACGTCCACTCAGGGCGCCAGACTGAAACAgaccaatttcaaaaacaaaatatatcaaaatttaatttcaacaccaataatattttttcttacagaTATACACGCTAGACACAGAAAACCCGGAAGATTGTGCGTCCAAATTCAAATCCAATTCATCAGTTGGCGCCATCATTCTAATGGGTATTTTGGCGGGAGGTTACAAACAGTATATGGATAACATGGCCGATAATGTTAATCATGAAGATACTACTAAAAGCTGTTTGTTTAGCTAACTTCTTTATTTGGGCGGGTTATCGTCCGTAGACAAATTGgaggtaagtttttattttagaagggaaatcattgatatacaaaaaactCAAGATGCACACTCAACGTCTCAAAAACGTCCTCACCAAATGAGCGCAACATTCAGAATTGTGCGCTCATTTTCTTTGTCCTAGCCGACCACTTCAcagtcgtaaaattttattgctttaactACAGTGCGTTGTAATAACGACTTTAAG contains:
- the LOC124644584 gene encoding 4-hydroxybenzoate polyprenyltransferase, mitochondrial yields the protein MLNNTLKMYKLSQITTLLQKSIYLNAKRKISIYPLPYSCICGQVYLKKEYPNHRYEITRVHSTQSDQHRQKVVIETTTPKIVINKLGEKLPDQKLPDRTDLDAKAGFWKETIDPYVKLARWDRPIGVYLLYWPCAWSIALGSLPGTVPLQSSLYTAGLFLVGAGLMRGAGCTINDLWDRDVDAQVERTKNRPLVTGAVSETQAVVFLAAQLSLALAVLLQLNCYSIVLGASSMLLVVTYPLAKRVTRYPQIFLGATFNWGALLGYSAVTGALDLSVCGPLYVGALAWTVVYDTIYAHQDKEDDMKVGVKSTALTFGENTRPALSACLALSAASLALAGHNAGLGLAYQLAVLGYVAHAAQQIYTLDTENPEDCASKFKSNSSVGAIILMGILAGGYKQYMDNMADNVNHEDTTKSCLFS